A genomic stretch from Candidatus Amarolinea dominans includes:
- a CDS encoding LysM domain-containing protein yields MTTNFPPNSRYHGIETSETAAPDGRKIVYLRRRFVPSPRRFALLQEHTVEEGERPDLIAAAYLGDPEQFWRLCDANGVMRPEELTEEVGRRLRITLPEGIPGLPDA; encoded by the coding sequence ATGACAACAAACTTTCCGCCTAACAGCCGCTACCACGGCATCGAGACCAGCGAAACCGCCGCGCCCGACGGCCGCAAGATCGTCTACCTGCGGCGCCGCTTCGTGCCCTCGCCGCGGCGTTTCGCCCTGCTGCAGGAGCACACGGTGGAGGAAGGCGAGCGGCCGGACCTCATCGCGGCCGCCTACCTGGGCGACCCGGAGCAGTTCTGGCGCTTATGCGACGCCAACGGCGTCATGCGGCCGGAGGAGCTGACCGAAGAGGTCGGCCGGCGCCTGCGCATCACCTTGCCGGAAGGCATCCCGGGGTTGCCCGATGCTTAA
- a CDS encoding GPW/gp25 family protein, with the protein MNIAYPFRFDGGGRTATADDDRHIRDLIEGVLFTNPGERVNRPDFGSGLGQLLFAPNSPELATAVQFLAQGALQQWLGDLIAVERVQVDAVDSALSVQVDYVVQRTQRRGAAQFSREA; encoded by the coding sequence ATGAACATTGCTTATCCATTCCGCTTCGACGGCGGAGGGCGCACCGCCACTGCTGACGATGACCGCCACATCCGTGACTTGATCGAGGGCGTGCTCTTCACCAATCCTGGCGAGCGCGTCAACCGGCCGGACTTTGGCAGCGGCCTGGGGCAACTCCTCTTCGCGCCCAACAGCCCGGAACTGGCCACCGCCGTGCAGTTCCTGGCGCAGGGCGCGCTGCAACAGTGGCTGGGGGACTTGATTGCGGTTGAGCGGGTGCAGGTGGACGCCGTGGATTCCGCCCTGTCTGTGCAGGTAGATTACGTCGTGCAACGCACGCAGCGGCGCGGGGCCGCGCAGTTCAGCCGGGAAGCGTGA
- a CDS encoding putative baseplate assembly protein: MSNTDDVLDTCGCCEASIPEPTVVNRPGLPALAYRIGTHGTFLRRMLARLPSQPIPDGPHAGQRPLAGLTTRAIADPAIALLDASAVIMDVLTFYQERIANEGYLRTATERLSVLELARGIGYELSPGVAASAFLAFTVDTATGAPPTAIMPKGTRVQSIPGPGELPQTFETNAGITARVEWNALKPRLTRPQELAIRETDNKLYLLGISTRFGDLLDQPMTDMYALDAGLAAELKDITEAQAAEVQRVFFTGVNTGLKPGDIVLLVGKRSDPGDLVTLVRSIGQVTANPELNRTQVDFEDEVTAEPPKPPSFTPQVHKFAVAKLVQLAFTADKIKTSVVRQSWRESELSAFVAVQGWSRTKLTLNINYTPPPPPAPPLAPADPGAFAFRSRLGIFGHNAPYFPSLPAVPHSNYFIPWDDGSGLSIWKDSRKPADAPAVAVYYTGADLYLERNVPGLAGSGWVVLERPINHYAAYRLRSATDASVAGFAMSAKSVGLKLGKPDDKATELQADTTDRPEDFRVRNTTAHVQSERLVLAELPIEDPIAAKSTEIQLDRMLLGLQVGQPVAITGERDDLPGVTVSEIVILADVIHVGGFTTLVFPSPGLKTTYVRKTVTLNANVAAASHGETVTEVLGAGNGAQANQRFTLKKPPLTYTSSADASGVQSSLEVRVDGVRWEEAPRLYGLAPTDPRFSARAGDDGKTTVVFGDGVTGARLPTGVENVTATYRSGIGLGGMVGAGKLTLLQSRPLGIRSVINPTPATGAADPENRDSARSNAPLTVLTMDRIVSLRDFEDFARAFAGIGKVKGVALWRGETHWVHVTVAAEAAVGDDPDAAASPLASHRVDTTSELYTYLVEAMAAASDPSQRFRVDTYQPVFFDLRARIVRDARYRWADVQAAVTTALQAAFAFGARTFAQPVTAAEVISVIQRVAGVVALDLEQLYRLDGPQPSPSTILEAALVRWEAQEEAPQPGRAAADQPARHWTGGDAAMNDATQERLYGLLPAIYRLRDAAEGEPLRALLAVIGDELGLVEDDISRLYDNWFIETCQEWVVPYIGDLLGVQGLYPIQAAGFTQRAYVANTVAYRRRKGTAAVLEQLARDVTGWPAVAVEFFERLVTTQNVNHVRPHAPAMPDIRDANQLGFLGGPFDRTAHTADVRHIDNGRGKHNIPNVGLFLWRLQAYHIDGVTRAR, from the coding sequence ATGAGCAACACCGACGATGTCCTCGACACCTGCGGGTGCTGCGAGGCGAGCATCCCGGAGCCGACCGTGGTTAACCGTCCTGGACTGCCGGCGCTGGCCTATCGGATCGGCACGCATGGTACGTTTCTGCGGCGCATGCTGGCCCGTCTGCCCAGTCAGCCGATCCCTGACGGCCCGCACGCGGGTCAGCGCCCCCTGGCCGGCCTGACCACGCGGGCGATCGCCGATCCGGCGATCGCGCTGCTGGACGCCAGCGCGGTCATCATGGACGTACTGACCTTCTACCAGGAACGCATCGCCAACGAGGGCTACCTGCGCACAGCTACCGAGCGGCTCTCGGTGCTGGAGCTGGCGCGGGGAATCGGTTATGAGCTAAGCCCAGGTGTGGCGGCAAGCGCCTTTCTGGCCTTCACTGTGGACACGGCCACCGGGGCGCCACCGACCGCCATCATGCCGAAGGGCACCCGGGTGCAGAGTATCCCCGGCCCCGGCGAGCTGCCGCAGACGTTCGAGACAAATGCCGGGATCACCGCGCGCGTCGAGTGGAATGCGCTGAAGCCGCGTCTCACCCGGCCGCAGGAACTGGCGATCCGGGAAACTGATAACAAACTTTATCTGCTCGGCATCAGCACACGCTTCGGCGATCTCTTGGACCAGCCGATGACGGACATGTATGCGCTTGACGCCGGCCTGGCTGCCGAGCTAAAAGACATAACGGAGGCCCAGGCGGCAGAGGTGCAGCGGGTCTTCTTCACCGGCGTCAATACCGGTCTAAAACCCGGCGATATCGTGCTACTGGTGGGCAAGCGGTCCGATCCAGGGGACCTGGTGACGCTCGTGCGCTCGATCGGACAAGTCACGGCCAATCCGGAATTGAACCGCACCCAAGTGGATTTCGAAGATGAAGTGACCGCCGAGCCACCAAAGCCGCCTTCTTTCACACCCCAGGTCCACAAATTCGCGGTAGCCAAGCTGGTTCAGCTTGCTTTCACGGCAGACAAGATCAAGACGTCGGTCGTCCGTCAGAGCTGGCGCGAAAGCGAGTTGAGCGCCTTTGTTGCCGTCCAGGGCTGGAGCCGAACAAAGCTGACGCTCAACATCAACTACACGCCGCCACCGCCTCCTGCGCCGCCCCTCGCGCCGGCCGATCCGGGCGCTTTTGCGTTCCGGTCACGGCTCGGCATCTTCGGCCATAACGCGCCGTATTTCCCCAGCTTGCCGGCCGTTCCCCACAGTAACTACTTCATCCCATGGGATGACGGCAGCGGTCTGTCCATCTGGAAGGATTCCAGGAAACCTGCCGACGCTCCGGCCGTCGCGGTTTATTACACCGGCGCCGATCTCTATCTGGAACGTAACGTGCCTGGCCTGGCGGGCAGCGGCTGGGTGGTTCTGGAGCGGCCGATCAATCACTACGCAGCCTACCGGTTGCGCTCTGCCACCGACGCATCCGTGGCGGGCTTCGCCATGAGCGCCAAATCCGTCGGCTTGAAATTGGGCAAGCCCGATGATAAAGCCACGGAACTTCAAGCGGACACGACCGACAGGCCCGAAGATTTCAGGGTGCGTAACACGACGGCACACGTCCAGAGTGAGCGCCTGGTGCTTGCCGAGCTGCCCATCGAAGATCCGATCGCGGCCAAGAGTACTGAGATCCAGCTCGACCGCATGCTGCTCGGTCTCCAGGTCGGCCAACCAGTGGCGATCACGGGTGAGCGCGACGACCTGCCGGGAGTGACCGTCAGCGAGATAGTGATCCTCGCCGACGTCATCCACGTCGGCGGCTTCACGACGCTGGTCTTCCCCTCGCCGGGCCTGAAGACCACGTACGTCCGCAAGACCGTGACCCTCAACGCCAACGTCGCGGCCGCCAGCCACGGCGAGACCGTGACGGAAGTGCTCGGGGCCGGTAATGGCGCGCAGGCCAACCAGCGCTTCACCCTCAAGAAGCCGCCCCTCACCTACACATCGTCCGCCGATGCGAGTGGTGTGCAAAGCTCGCTGGAGGTGCGCGTGGACGGGGTGCGGTGGGAGGAGGCGCCGCGGCTGTATGGCCTGGCGCCCACCGACCCGCGCTTCAGCGCCCGCGCCGGTGACGACGGCAAGACGACGGTCGTCTTCGGCGACGGCGTCACCGGCGCGCGGCTGCCCACCGGGGTCGAGAACGTCACGGCAACCTACCGCAGCGGCATCGGCCTGGGCGGGATGGTGGGCGCCGGCAAGCTGACGCTGCTCCAGTCGCGCCCCTTGGGCATCCGGTCGGTGATCAATCCGACCCCTGCGACGGGCGCCGCTGACCCGGAAAACCGCGACAGCGCCCGGAGCAACGCGCCGCTGACGGTGCTGACGATGGATCGCATCGTCTCGCTGCGCGACTTCGAGGATTTCGCGCGTGCCTTCGCCGGCATCGGCAAGGTAAAAGGCGTGGCGCTCTGGCGCGGCGAGACGCACTGGGTGCATGTCACCGTGGCGGCCGAGGCGGCGGTCGGCGACGATCCCGATGCGGCCGCCTCACCCCTGGCCAGCCACCGGGTGGATACGACGTCGGAGCTGTATACCTACCTGGTAGAGGCCATGGCGGCAGCGAGCGACCCGTCGCAGCGCTTCCGCGTCGATACTTACCAGCCCGTGTTCTTCGACCTGCGGGCGCGGATCGTGCGCGACGCGCGCTACCGCTGGGCCGATGTACAGGCGGCCGTCACGACGGCCCTGCAAGCCGCCTTCGCCTTCGGCGCGCGCACGTTCGCCCAACCGGTGACCGCGGCCGAGGTGATCTCGGTCATCCAGCGGGTGGCAGGCGTCGTGGCCCTGGATCTCGAACAGCTCTACCGGCTGGACGGGCCGCAGCCCAGCCCCAGCACGATCCTCGAGGCGGCGCTGGTACGTTGGGAGGCGCAGGAGGAAGCTCCGCAGCCTGGCCGAGCTGCTGCTGATCAACCCGCTCGGCATTGGACTGGAGGAGATGCTGCCATGAACGACGCGACCCAAGAACGCCTCTACGGCCTGCTCCCTGCCATCTACCGCCTGCGCGATGCGGCTGAGGGCGAGCCGTTGCGCGCCCTCCTGGCGGTCATCGGTGATGAGCTGGGGCTGGTCGAAGACGACATCTCCCGCCTGTACGACAACTGGTTCATTGAGACGTGCCAGGAATGGGTCGTGCCGTACATCGGCGACCTGCTGGGCGTCCAGGGGCTTTACCCGATCCAGGCGGCGGGCTTCACCCAGCGGGCGTATGTGGCCAACACCGTCGCCTACCGGCGCCGCAAGGGCACGGCGGCTGTGCTGGAGCAGTTGGCCCGCGATGTGACCGGTTGGCCGGCCGTGGCGGTCGAGTTCTTTGAACGGCTGGTTACGACGCAGAACGTCAACCACGTGCGGCCCCACGCCCCTGCGATGCCCGACATTCGAGACGCAAATCAGCTCGGATTCCTGGGTGGGCCGTTCGACCGTACGGCGCACACCGCGGACGTACGGCATATTGACAACGGCCGCGGCAAACACAATATCCCAAATGTTGGTTTGTTCCTGTGGCGCCTTCAGGCCTATCACATTGATGGCGTCACCCGCGCCAGGTAG
- a CDS encoding putative baseplate assembly protein → MNTQYRCANSVRRTLVRDTKGSNGQPVVNGIDYLEVDPADHKKLLVYFVHPLPGQPNGVPAAPALGADAVVITGGVRVTAIGILKVEPAGNVLTVTVGSVGDFSTYVLRLVSPVSAEGTPPAGFDPQLAEVAFSFRVHCPSDFDCVQAEVCPEPALPSPPINYLAKDYASFRRLLLDRLAVVMPDWRERNPADLGVAVVEALAYAGDYLSYAQDAVATEAYLGSARRRASVRRHARLVDYVMHDGANARTWVCFEVDRDLIGTPDKPVLKTGRAITAQADPSLVFETLHPVISLRVERNPMAFYTWSDPDCCLPKGATRAHLTGSAADLDLAQGDVLIFEEVLGPDSGRREDADPSHRHAVRLSATPQEQTDPLSETKVLEVQWHAEDALPFPLCLREFPDPAGPGKRLAVTVVHGNVALADHGRTVEENEAAGTLTPTIVLMGRPYRPRIEETGLTHALPYDDKEARTRPAAAALRLDLRQVLPVIKLHGEGALWRPRHDLLNSGRFAPEFVVEMEEDGRATLRFGDDALGRRPVEGTTFRASYRIGNGPAGNIGADAFDRLVEPIAGVKVRNPMPAAGGTAPEPTEQVRLYAPQAFRSQERAVTEADYAAAAERHPGVQRAAATRRWTGSWYTMYVTVDRRGGRPVTADFENEMRLWLERFRLAGYDLEIDGPRYVALDMALTVCAAPGYFRSSVRKALLDTFSRNSLPDGRRGFFHPDNFTFGQAVYLSQIIAAAMQVPGVQWVDTEEGPGKSNRFRRLGQDAHGEVAEGRMTLGRLEIARLDNDPSAPENGKLEFIMGGGL, encoded by the coding sequence ATGAATACCCAATATCGCTGTGCAAACTCCGTCCGGCGCACGTTGGTGCGCGATACCAAAGGCAGCAACGGCCAGCCAGTGGTCAACGGCATTGACTACCTGGAGGTTGACCCGGCCGATCACAAGAAGCTGCTGGTGTACTTCGTCCATCCCCTGCCCGGCCAGCCGAACGGCGTGCCCGCAGCCCCGGCCCTGGGGGCGGACGCTGTCGTCATCACGGGCGGGGTCCGGGTCACGGCCATCGGCATCCTGAAGGTGGAGCCGGCCGGGAACGTTTTGACCGTGACTGTGGGCAGTGTGGGCGACTTCTCGACCTACGTCCTGCGCCTGGTCTCACCGGTATCGGCCGAAGGGACGCCGCCGGCCGGCTTCGACCCGCAACTGGCCGAGGTGGCGTTCTCGTTCAGGGTACACTGCCCGAGTGACTTCGACTGCGTGCAGGCCGAGGTGTGTCCCGAGCCGGCCCTTCCGTCACCCCCGATCAACTATCTGGCCAAGGACTACGCCAGCTTCCGCCGTCTGCTGCTGGATCGCCTGGCGGTCGTCATGCCGGATTGGCGGGAACGCAATCCGGCTGACCTGGGGGTGGCGGTGGTCGAAGCGCTGGCCTATGCCGGGGACTACCTCAGCTACGCCCAGGACGCGGTGGCTACCGAGGCCTACCTGGGCAGCGCGCGGCGCCGCGCCTCGGTGCGTCGCCACGCTCGGCTGGTGGACTATGTCATGCACGACGGGGCCAACGCCCGCACCTGGGTCTGCTTCGAGGTTGACCGGGACCTGATCGGGACACCCGACAAGCCGGTATTGAAGACTGGGCGGGCCATCACGGCGCAGGCGGACCCGTCGCTGGTTTTCGAGACGCTGCACCCGGTCATTTCGCTCAGGGTTGAGCGCAACCCGATGGCCTTCTACACCTGGAGCGATCCGGACTGCTGCCTGCCCAAGGGCGCCACGCGCGCGCACCTGACGGGCAGCGCCGCCGATCTCGACCTGGCCCAGGGAGACGTGCTGATCTTCGAGGAAGTGCTGGGACCGGATAGTGGGCGCCGCGAGGATGCCGACCCGTCCCACCGCCACGCGGTACGCCTGAGCGCCACACCCCAGGAGCAGACCGACCCGCTGTCTGAAACGAAGGTGCTCGAGGTCCAATGGCACGCTGAGGACGCGCTGCCCTTCCCCCTCTGCCTGCGCGAGTTCCCCGATCCTGCTGGCCCCGGCAAGAGATTGGCTGTCACTGTAGTACACGGCAACGTCGCGCTGGCCGATCATGGCCGGACGGTGGAAGAGAACGAGGCGGCCGGGACGCTCACCCCGACGATCGTGCTTATGGGCCGCCCTTATCGGCCCCGGATCGAGGAAACCGGCTTGACGCACGCGCTGCCCTACGACGATAAGGAGGCGCGTACCAGGCCGGCCGCGGCCGCGCTGCGCCTCGACTTGCGACAGGTGCTGCCGGTCATCAAGTTGCATGGCGAGGGTGCGTTGTGGCGGCCCAGACACGACCTGTTGAACAGCGGTCGCTTTGCGCCAGAGTTCGTCGTGGAGATGGAGGAGGACGGGCGAGCCACGCTGCGTTTCGGCGATGACGCGCTGGGCCGGCGTCCGGTCGAAGGAACAACTTTCCGGGCATCCTATCGCATCGGCAACGGCCCGGCCGGCAACATCGGCGCCGACGCGTTCGACCGGCTGGTCGAACCGATCGCCGGCGTCAAGGTGCGCAACCCCATGCCTGCCGCCGGCGGGACCGCCCCCGAGCCAACGGAGCAGGTCCGGCTGTATGCGCCCCAGGCCTTCCGCTCCCAGGAGCGCGCGGTCACCGAGGCCGACTACGCTGCCGCCGCCGAGCGCCACCCCGGCGTCCAGCGCGCCGCAGCGACACGACGCTGGACAGGTAGTTGGTACACCATGTACGTCACGGTTGACCGGCGCGGCGGCCGGCCCGTGACCGCCGACTTCGAAAATGAGATGCGCCTCTGGCTGGAGCGCTTCCGTCTGGCCGGCTACGACCTGGAGATTGACGGGCCGCGCTACGTAGCTCTCGACATGGCGTTGACCGTATGCGCCGCGCCGGGGTACTTCCGCAGCAGCGTCAGGAAAGCGTTGCTGGACACCTTCAGCCGCAACAGCCTGCCCGATGGCCGCCGCGGCTTCTTTCACCCCGACAACTTCACCTTTGGCCAGGCGGTCTACCTCAGTCAGATCATCGCGGCGGCCATGCAGGTGCCGGGCGTGCAGTGGGTGGATACCGAAGAAGGGCCGGGCAAGTCCAATCGCTTCCGGCGTTTGGGGCAGGACGCCCACGGCGAGGTCGCCGAAGGCCGCATGACGCTGGGCCGCCTGGAGATTGCCCGTCTGGACAACGATCCCAGTGCCCCGGAAAATGGCAAGCTGGAGTTTATCATGGGGGGTGGCCTATGA
- a CDS encoding baseplate assembly protein codes for MNKYYGKYRGTVFNNIDPEQCGRIQAFIPDVLGIAPSSWAMPCFPIAGKQMGAYMIPQIGSGVWIEFEQGDPDFPIWAGCFYGIVAEVPPLALAGNPASPNIVLQTSLQNTLVISDLPGPTGGIMLKSATGATIIVNDTGITIQNGKGASIVMAGPTVTINNGALVVM; via the coding sequence ATGAACAAGTACTACGGCAAATATCGCGGCACCGTGTTCAATAACATCGATCCGGAGCAGTGCGGGCGCATTCAGGCTTTCATCCCCGACGTGTTGGGCATCGCTCCTTCCAGTTGGGCGATGCCCTGCTTCCCGATCGCGGGCAAGCAGATGGGGGCGTATATGATCCCGCAGATCGGCTCGGGGGTGTGGATCGAGTTCGAGCAGGGCGATCCGGACTTCCCGATCTGGGCCGGTTGCTTCTACGGCATCGTGGCCGAGGTGCCGCCGCTGGCGCTGGCAGGCAACCCCGCCAGCCCCAACATCGTGCTGCAGACATCGCTGCAGAACACGCTGGTGATCAGCGACCTGCCCGGCCCGACTGGCGGAATCATGCTCAAGAGCGCCACGGGCGCCACGATCATCGTGAACGACACGGGAATCACCATTCAGAACGGCAAAGGCGCCAGTATCGTCATGGCCGGCCCCACGGTGACCATCAACAACGGCGCGTTGGTCGTGATGTGA